From the Clostridium sp. Marseille-P299 genome, one window contains:
- the cas1c gene encoding type I-C CRISPR-associated endonuclease Cas1c translates to MKKLLNTLYVTSPDRYLALDGENVVIICENQEIGRLPLHNLEGIVTFGYTGASPALMGACARNNIMLCFMTSNGRFLARVTGEVRGNVTLRKTQYRFSDNEIDSAKIAKNFIIGKIYNSRWIIERATRDHALRLDVEKLKKASAYLKNSMSYISTCDSLDAIRGYEGEAASVYFSVFDDLILQQKEKFYFKNRNKRPPLDNVNALLSFCYTMLANMTASALEVVGLDPYVGFLHRDRPGRISLALDLMEELRSVFADRFVLSLINKRIVNEKGFVKKENGAVIMTDDCKKTVLTAWQTKKQEKILHPFLEEKVEWGLVPYVQAMLLSRFLRGDIDEYPPFMWK, encoded by the coding sequence ATGAAAAAATTATTAAATACATTATATGTAACCTCTCCTGATAGGTATCTTGCATTAGATGGTGAGAATGTTGTTATTATATGTGAGAATCAAGAGATTGGAAGACTGCCACTACATAATTTAGAAGGCATTGTGACATTTGGATATACAGGAGCTAGTCCAGCACTCATGGGAGCTTGCGCAAGGAATAACATTATGTTATGTTTTATGACAAGTAATGGGCGTTTTCTTGCAAGAGTTACTGGAGAAGTAAGAGGTAATGTTACTCTTAGAAAAACACAGTATCGTTTTTCTGATAATGAAATCGATAGTGCAAAGATTGCAAAAAACTTTATCATTGGTAAGATTTATAATTCTAGATGGATTATTGAGCGCGCCACAAGAGATCATGCTTTAAGGCTTGATGTTGAAAAGTTAAAGAAGGCATCTGCTTATTTGAAGAATTCTATGAGTTATATATCAACTTGTGATAGTTTGGATGCTATTAGAGGGTATGAGGGTGAAGCTGCAAGTGTTTATTTTTCAGTATTTGATGATTTAATTTTGCAACAAAAAGAAAAATTCTATTTTAAAAATAGGAATAAACGTCCACCGTTAGATAATGTAAATGCTTTATTATCTTTTTGTTATACCATGCTTGCTAATATGACTGCTTCAGCTTTAGAAGTAGTTGGTCTTGATCCCTATGTAGGTTTTTTACATAGGGATAGACCGGGAAGAATTTCGTTGGCACTAGATTTAATGGAAGAGTTAAGATCAGTATTTGCAGACCGTTTTGTTTTATCTTTAATAAATAAGAGAATTGTAAATGAAAAAGGTTTTGTAAAAAAGGAAAACGGAGCTGTTATAATGACGGATGATTGTAAGAAAACTGTATTAACAGCTTGGCAAACAAAAAAACAAGAAAAGATACTGCATCCTTTTTTAGAAGAAAAAGTTGAATGGGGACTTGTACCTTATGTTCAGGCTATGTTATTAAGTCGTTTCTTAAGAGGTGATATTGACGAGTACCCACCGTTTATGTGGAAGTAG
- the cas2 gene encoding CRISPR-associated endonuclease Cas2, giving the protein MLVLITYDVNTETAAGRKRLRMVAKQCKNYGQRVQNSVFECIMDAAKCRQVKAILEGIIDKEKDSLRFYYLGENYKRKVEHIGAKETFDIEGTLLF; this is encoded by the coding sequence ATGTTAGTTCTTATTACATATGATGTAAATACAGAAACAGCAGCTGGTAGAAAACGTTTGAGAATGGTGGCAAAGCAATGTAAAAATTATGGTCAAAGAGTACAGAATTCGGTATTTGAATGTATTATGGATGCTGCCAAATGTCGTCAGGTTAAGGCTATACTTGAAGGAATTATAGATAAAGAAAAGGATAGCTTACGATTTTACTATTTAGGTGAAAATTATAAAAGAAAAGTTGAACATATTGGTGCTAAAGAAACATTTGATATTGAAGGTACATTATTATTTTAG
- a CDS encoding YusW family protein, producing MRLNKLKGAVLASVLVLSIGVVAVKAAPSSEKQKETSTVKSTENVGVTATTPAKAITVSTSVENVKPTTGIEETTSKVTPIVVSSTKYKVVTLITKADIKELTGIELTYKNTSSVYKQLKKSTIWEAAGYSANDAKLIAARFNNNYNQAVGILKKLAKNSKLNLKVVVLNKPTYQNAYIGVSGYNGNTETSKPSLDQEGNMNVVVTTTPEVTQSNLKELEINIDYKNGSVELEYSVKLDGSIKAEYQNDFTKEEIQGKAAKEKIEGILEGLDIKENNQTTIINHILTKLNLDKGYKEFQFKATYSDGKEIEFKM from the coding sequence ATGAGATTAAATAAATTAAAAGGTGCAGTACTGGCATCAGTCCTTGTATTATCAATCGGAGTTGTGGCAGTAAAAGCTGCTCCATCCTCAGAAAAACAAAAAGAAACAAGCACTGTAAAATCAACTGAAAACGTAGGTGTAACAGCGACAACGCCTGCAAAAGCAATTACCGTATCAACTTCAGTAGAAAATGTTAAACCTACTACGGGAATAGAAGAAACTACATCAAAAGTAACACCAATTGTGGTATCCTCTACAAAGTATAAAGTGGTTACTTTAATAACCAAGGCTGACATAAAGGAATTAACAGGAATTGAGCTAACATATAAGAACACTTCATCCGTTTACAAACAATTAAAAAAATCTACAATTTGGGAAGCAGCTGGGTATAGTGCTAATGATGCAAAATTAATTGCAGCTCGTTTTAATAATAACTACAACCAAGCAGTTGGCATATTAAAAAAACTAGCAAAGAATAGCAAATTAAACCTTAAAGTTGTAGTGCTTAATAAACCTACATATCAAAATGCTTACATTGGTGTATCCGGATACAATGGAAATACAGAAACTTCAAAACCAAGCTTAGACCAAGAAGGAAATATGAATGTAGTGGTTACAACAACACCAGAAGTAACACAATCCAATTTAAAAGAATTAGAGATAAACATTGATTATAAAAACGGAAGTGTTGAACTTGAATATAGCGTTAAATTAGATGGTAGTATAAAGGCTGAGTATCAAAATGATTTTACAAAAGAAGAGATACAAGGAAAAGCTGCAAAGGAAAAAATTGAAGGAATACTTGAAGGCTTAGATATAAAAGAAAATAATCAAACAACGATTATTAACCATATTTTAACGAAATTAAACTTAGATAAGGGATATAAAGAATTTCAGTTTAAAGCAACTTATTCCGATGGAAAAGAAATCGAATTTAAGATGTAA
- a CDS encoding DUF4097 family beta strand repeat-containing protein: MSKIEEFFLEMEALFLPLDIEAFYEMKEDLLEHIRVQQESGKSEDEILESLGTPHEIVDEFYEEQRIQTALNAKKDVIPLEDVRRIYKNERARIRKKYFKFVIRTLKNIAITLISILIVYFIVYVIYEAIVEKHAAFTPILITSLLIGIIVSLLRKENILNVGKVFFWFGIIGFTWLTATNRWFYQGIKYNKTIGLPTNNEFTMKIHTDYPIRVVTVQVTKGQEARMEVKGYFKSSSIRHLNEEIENRQDQDHTVNLNLGTNSIFDIFTRMEKAELVLYLPEDKKVKDFRLDIKDGTIKIVHLDADNLDVFIEKGEFHVIDINANKITVQTKKADIIVNEYYSVFDIHNRLGKTIIKSGEGNLNLVSEKGYINVENITSNQANIKSIHGKIDIQNTAIKEFIINNEIGNTVIENQIGSTIIDSLQGEIIVRDLQNKLRINSDSSRIVVNQENEIEGVVTSNSGIVKWIQSADAPLDFTVENEKGQTENAFAGMDKDNKKKVSIRSKSADVMIICKNQHNN, translated from the coding sequence ATGAGCAAAATTGAGGAGTTTTTTCTTGAGATGGAAGCCCTTTTTCTCCCGCTTGATATAGAGGCATTTTATGAGATGAAAGAAGATCTTTTAGAACATATCCGAGTTCAACAAGAAAGCGGAAAAAGTGAGGATGAAATTCTAGAATCCTTGGGAACACCCCATGAAATAGTAGATGAGTTTTACGAGGAACAAAGAATACAAACAGCTTTAAATGCTAAGAAAGACGTAATACCTTTAGAAGACGTAAGACGAATTTATAAAAATGAAAGAGCAAGGATCAGAAAAAAATATTTTAAATTTGTTATAAGGACTTTGAAAAATATTGCAATCACATTAATTTCTATATTAATTGTATATTTTATAGTATATGTAATATATGAAGCTATTGTGGAAAAGCATGCAGCGTTTACACCTATCTTAATCACAAGTCTGTTAATTGGAATTATTGTATCTTTATTAAGAAAGGAGAATATTCTAAACGTAGGGAAGGTCTTTTTTTGGTTTGGAATTATAGGTTTCACTTGGTTAACGGCAACCAATCGTTGGTTTTATCAAGGGATTAAGTATAATAAAACAATTGGTTTACCAACAAATAATGAATTTACTATGAAGATACATACGGATTATCCGATTCGTGTAGTAACTGTACAAGTTACAAAAGGGCAAGAGGCTAGGATGGAAGTGAAGGGATATTTTAAGTCATCTAGTATTCGACACCTAAATGAAGAAATTGAAAATAGACAAGACCAAGATCATACAGTGAATTTAAATTTGGGTACCAATAGCATATTTGATATATTTACAAGAATGGAGAAGGCAGAATTAGTTTTATATCTTCCAGAAGATAAAAAGGTAAAAGATTTTCGTTTAGATATAAAAGATGGTACCATAAAAATAGTTCATCTTGATGCAGATAATTTAGATGTTTTCATTGAAAAAGGTGAATTTCATGTAATAGATATAAATGCGAATAAGATAACTGTTCAAACCAAAAAAGCCGATATAATAGTTAATGAGTATTATTCTGTCTTTGATATTCATAATAGGCTTGGCAAGACGATTATAAAAAGTGGTGAAGGAAATTTAAACTTAGTGTCTGAAAAAGGTTATATTAATGTTGAAAATATCACTTCGAATCAGGCGAACATCAAAAGCATACATGGAAAAATTGATATACAAAATACCGCAATAAAAGAGTTTATTATAAATAATGAAATTGGAAATACTGTGATAGAGAATCAAATTGGAAGTACAATTATTGACTCATTGCAGGGGGAAATCATTGTAAGGGACCTTCAAAATAAACTAAGAATCAATAGCGACAGTAGCCGTATAGTTGTGAATCAAGAGAATGAGATTGAAGGAGTAGTTACAAGTAATTCTGGAATTGTTAAATGGATTCAATCAGCAGATGCACCATTAGATTTTACGGTGGAAAATGAGAAGGGTCAAACAGAGAATGCTTTTGCTGGAATGGATAAGGATAATAAAAAGAAGGTATCAATTCGCTCAAAATCAGCAGATGTTATGATCATATGTAAAAATCAGCATAACAATTAA
- a CDS encoding mechanosensitive ion channel family protein, which produces MLKIMIEFFQDFGMKQQTSENLSRFLLVIFVVLLCILGNVVARKTVLNFVAKVIKNNKNPKNQKISWLNHMLDNKVFHRLAYLISPLIVSFFVEYFPSYKALVNRGIQVYVVLVMILIVDAVLSAIDDIYVNYEISKTKPMKGIIQVTKIVVFIIGGIISMAALIGESPVIILGGISALTAVFMLVFQNTILGFVAGIQLTSNDMIRIGDWIEVPKYDANGTVIELSLLTVKVQNFDYTITSIPANILTSDSFKNWRGMQDCGGRRIMRAINIDVNSIRFCTDEMLEHFKKIEYIKDYITTKQAEIIEYNRNKQLDMTELSNGRRLTNIGVFRVYVTNYLRNHPGLRKDMTLMVRQLSPTSEGLPLEIYAFSNGTVWADYENIQSDIFDHLFAVVKEFGLQIYQSPSGQDFSKINIKN; this is translated from the coding sequence ATGCTTAAAATAATGATTGAATTTTTCCAAGACTTTGGAATGAAACAACAGACATCCGAAAATTTATCAAGATTTCTATTAGTTATATTTGTAGTACTACTATGTATCTTAGGAAATGTAGTCGCACGTAAAACGGTATTAAATTTTGTAGCTAAAGTTATTAAAAACAATAAAAATCCTAAAAATCAAAAAATTAGTTGGTTAAACCATATGCTTGATAATAAGGTATTTCACCGTTTGGCATATCTTATCTCACCATTAATTGTAAGCTTTTTTGTTGAATATTTTCCAAGTTATAAAGCGTTAGTAAATCGAGGAATTCAAGTTTACGTTGTATTAGTAATGATACTTATTGTAGATGCAGTGTTATCAGCGATAGATGATATTTACGTGAATTATGAAATTTCGAAGACTAAACCGATGAAAGGTATTATTCAAGTTACAAAGATTGTAGTATTTATTATCGGTGGAATAATATCAATGGCAGCGCTAATCGGTGAAAGCCCAGTTATTATTCTTGGTGGAATCAGTGCATTAACAGCTGTATTTATGTTGGTGTTTCAAAACACAATACTTGGTTTTGTTGCTGGAATTCAACTTACATCAAATGACATGATACGAATTGGTGACTGGATTGAAGTACCTAAGTATGATGCCAATGGAACAGTGATTGAATTATCTTTGTTAACTGTTAAAGTACAGAATTTTGATTATACCATAACAAGTATACCAGCCAATATACTAACCTCAGATTCTTTTAAAAATTGGCGTGGAATGCAAGATTGTGGCGGTCGCAGAATTATGCGTGCAATCAATATTGATGTAAATAGTATTCGATTTTGTACCGATGAAATGTTAGAGCATTTTAAAAAGATTGAATATATCAAAGATTATATTACTACAAAACAAGCTGAGATAATAGAATATAACCGCAACAAACAACTGGATATGACAGAGTTGTCCAACGGTAGAAGACTTACGAATATAGGTGTTTTCCGAGTTTATGTAACAAATTATTTAAGAAATCACCCAGGATTACGTAAGGATATGACCTTAATGGTTCGTCAGTTATCACCAACCTCAGAAGGATTGCCGTTAGAAATATATGCATTTTCTAATGGAACGGTTTGGGCAGATTATGAAAATATTCAAAGTGATATTTTTGATCATTTATTTGCTGTAGTGAAAGAATTTGGACTACAAATTTATCAAAGTCCATCTGGACAGGACTTTTCTAAAATAAATATTAAGAATTAA
- a CDS encoding MarR family winged helix-turn-helix transcriptional regulator, protein MDYRELTYELMEMMRKKKRPINDFREFEKGENGILQSLLINEKSGGEMLTPGELSAIQEISTGRVAAALKSLENKNYIHRQIDKNDRRRIIVTLTESGRSCAQKLYEETIEKVERVLREIGEKDAREFFRILKRILEIDTEI, encoded by the coding sequence ATGGATTACAGAGAGTTAACTTATGAATTAATGGAAATGATGCGTAAGAAAAAGCGTCCAATAAATGATTTTAGAGAATTTGAAAAAGGAGAAAACGGAATATTACAATCACTTTTAATTAATGAGAAAAGTGGAGGAGAAATGCTTACTCCAGGAGAATTAAGCGCAATTCAAGAAATAAGTACGGGTAGGGTGGCAGCTGCTTTGAAAAGCTTAGAAAATAAAAATTATATCCATCGTCAGATTGATAAAAATGATAGAAGGCGAATTATTGTAACATTAACAGAGAGTGGTAGAAGTTGTGCACAAAAACTTTATGAGGAAACCATAGAAAAAGTTGAAAGAGTGCTTCGAGAAATCGGAGAGAAGGATGCAAGAGAATTTTTCAGGATTTTAAAACGCATACTTGAAATAGATACAGAAATCTAA
- a CDS encoding CDP-alcohol phosphatidyltransferase family protein, which yields MKKINKKELWSIPNLMGYFRILLIPVFCFVYLRADSLKDYYIAAGILLVSTITDFLDGQIARRFNMTTEFGKFLDPVADKITHGAIAICLMFRYHYMKYLVLLMLIKEGFMAVMGIINLRHGTKLDGAKWFGKVCTASLFLVLMVLVFLPEISISAANLLIIGEMIIMFITFLLYIPEFYRMKQTWND from the coding sequence ATGAAAAAAATAAATAAAAAAGAACTATGGTCAATCCCCAATCTTATGGGCTACTTTAGAATTTTATTAATCCCAGTTTTTTGTTTTGTTTATTTGAGAGCAGATTCGTTAAAGGACTATTATATTGCAGCAGGTATTTTATTAGTCTCAACGATTACAGATTTTTTAGATGGGCAAATCGCTAGAAGATTTAACATGACAACGGAATTTGGTAAGTTCTTAGATCCAGTGGCGGATAAAATAACCCATGGAGCAATTGCTATTTGTTTAATGTTTCGATATCATTACATGAAATACTTGGTTTTGTTAATGCTTATAAAAGAGGGATTTATGGCTGTCATGGGGATTATCAATCTCAGACATGGAACAAAACTAGATGGGGCAAAATGGTTTGGTAAAGTTTGTACAGCAAGTTTGTTTTTAGTATTGATGGTACTTGTTTTCTTGCCAGAGATTTCAATCAGTGCGGCGAATCTCTTAATAATAGGTGAAATGATAATTATGTTTATTACCTTCCTCTTATATATACCAGAGTTTTATAGAATGAAGCAAACATGGAATGATTAA
- a CDS encoding glycerol-3-phosphate acyltransferase, which yields MKFLLYSILGYLMGSILFGYIIPKELKGIDVRKVSRDGNPGTTNAFSYAGIGCGILVLICDLLKGGIPVYIAKQALDTNHIYFSLILLAPVLGHAYPIYTKFKYGGKGIAVSFGVLIGLLPEFSSVLLLAFWYIFFSVICNIKPHSFRTAVTFVFWVMSEIFIKSDIGIITGSILITAVVISKHMQELKSNEERQIRILFKRS from the coding sequence ATGAAATTTTTATTATATTCTATTCTAGGATATTTAATGGGAAGTATATTATTTGGGTATATTATTCCAAAAGAATTAAAGGGAATTGATGTAAGAAAAGTCAGCAGAGATGGAAATCCAGGTACCACAAATGCTTTTTCATATGCAGGTATTGGGTGTGGGATACTGGTATTAATCTGTGATCTGCTAAAAGGTGGAATTCCAGTTTATATAGCAAAACAGGCATTGGACACGAATCATATTTATTTTTCACTTATTCTCTTGGCTCCAGTGCTTGGACATGCATATCCGATATACACTAAATTTAAATATGGAGGGAAAGGCATCGCAGTATCCTTTGGAGTTTTAATTGGATTGCTTCCTGAGTTCTCTAGTGTTTTGTTACTTGCATTTTGGTATATCTTTTTCTCCGTAATATGTAATATAAAACCCCATAGCTTTCGAACGGCTGTAACATTTGTATTTTGGGTAATGAGTGAAATATTCATAAAGAGTGACATAGGAATTATTACAGGCTCTATTTTAATTACGGCAGTAGTAATTAGCAAACATATGCAGGAACTAAAAAGTAATGAGGAAAGGCAGATAAGGATTCTATTTAAAAGGAGTTAG
- a CDS encoding MGDG synthase family glycosyltransferase yields MRVLILSCKTGGGHDAAGIAIKERFEKEGHEAVMFDYLTLAGGRVSKWVEKLYVDVVKYMPKLFGKVYQLGMFVSKRVKRSPVYYVNAKMGKYLKEYLNENHFDAIVMPHLYPAETITYMKNKGISLPLTIGVATDYTCIPFWEETNCDYYIIPHKDLLDEFSSRGIPKEKLIPIGIPVSLKFLEYLELESDKRCSKNAREELGLPSDKKIHLLIGGSMGAGNIIKLTSTVWSMNQHKICVVVICGNNKKVFYKLKKQYKNIPNVIIVGHTKKMHLYMQACDIVYTKPGGLTSTEVAVLGKPLIHTSPIPGCETANREFFRKHKMSVSSKTIKGQVLKGIKLLNSPEMIERMKKSQGQNVSGDASTCIMKFIEDKVNVK; encoded by the coding sequence ATGAGAGTGCTTATATTATCATGTAAAACTGGCGGTGGTCATGATGCAGCTGGCATAGCAATAAAAGAAAGATTTGAGAAGGAAGGCCATGAGGCGGTTATGTTCGACTATCTTACATTGGCCGGTGGTAGAGTTTCAAAGTGGGTCGAAAAGTTATATGTAGATGTTGTTAAATATATGCCGAAATTATTCGGGAAGGTCTATCAGCTTGGAATGTTCGTGAGTAAGAGGGTTAAGAGATCACCTGTATATTACGTAAATGCTAAAATGGGAAAATACCTTAAGGAATATCTGAATGAAAATCACTTTGATGCTATTGTTATGCCACATCTATATCCAGCTGAAACCATTACTTACATGAAAAATAAAGGAATTTCACTTCCCCTTACGATAGGGGTGGCAACAGATTATACCTGTATTCCCTTTTGGGAAGAAACAAATTGCGATTATTATATCATCCCTCATAAGGATCTTCTTGATGAATTTAGTAGCCGTGGCATTCCAAAAGAAAAATTGATTCCGATAGGAATACCAGTAAGTCTTAAGTTTTTGGAATACTTAGAATTAGAATCTGATAAAAGATGTAGTAAAAATGCTAGAGAAGAGCTTGGATTACCTTCCGATAAAAAAATACACTTGCTTATTGGTGGAAGTATGGGAGCAGGAAATATTATAAAACTAACTTCAACCGTGTGGAGTATGAATCAGCATAAGATTTGCGTTGTAGTCATATGTGGTAATAATAAAAAAGTATTTTATAAGTTGAAAAAGCAATATAAGAATATACCTAATGTAATTATCGTAGGTCATACTAAGAAAATGCATCTATATATGCAGGCATGTGATATTGTTTATACAAAACCAGGAGGCTTAACATCTACCGAGGTTGCCGTATTAGGGAAACCATTAATACACACGTCTCCGATTCCAGGGTGTGAAACCGCCAATCGTGAATTTTTTAGGAAACATAAAATGTCGGTATCTTCAAAGACTATAAAAGGACAGGTGTTAAAAGGTATAAAATTATTAAATTCACCTGAAATGATAGAACGAATGAAAAAATCGCAGGGCCAGAATGTCAGCGGAGATGCTTCTACCTGTATTATGAAGTTTATAGAGGATAAAGTGAATGTAAAGTAG